A window from Leptothermofonsia sichuanensis E412 encodes these proteins:
- a CDS encoding type I glyceraldehyde-3-phosphate dehydrogenase, translated as MIRVAINGFGRIGRNFARCWLTRENSQLQLVAINDTSDPKTNAHLLKYDSMIGTFGGEVSADENTITVNGHTIKCTSDRNPENLPWKDWDIDLVIESTGVFVSKEGASKHITAGAKKVLITAPGKGDDGTFVVGVNHHDYDHHKHHVISNASCTTNCLAPIAKVLHENFGIIKGTMTTTHSYTGDQRLLDASHRDLRRARAAAMNIVPTSTGAAKAVALVLPELAGKLNGIALRVPTPNVSIVDLVVQVEKSTIAEQVNDVLRSAAEGPMKGILKYCDLPLVSTDHAGTDESSIVDAALTMVMGGDMVKVVAWYDNEWGYSQRVVDLAETVAQKWVA; from the coding sequence GTGATTAGAGTAGCAATTAATGGGTTTGGACGTATCGGGCGAAATTTTGCCCGCTGCTGGCTGACAAGGGAAAACAGTCAGTTGCAGTTAGTCGCTATCAATGACACTTCTGATCCAAAAACAAACGCCCATCTATTGAAATATGATTCAATGATCGGCACCTTTGGCGGCGAGGTCAGCGCAGATGAGAACACAATTACGGTCAACGGCCATACAATCAAATGCACCTCTGACCGCAATCCTGAAAATTTGCCCTGGAAGGACTGGGATATTGACCTGGTGATTGAGTCTACGGGGGTCTTCGTCAGCAAAGAAGGGGCTTCTAAACACATTACAGCAGGAGCCAAGAAGGTTTTGATTACGGCTCCTGGCAAAGGCGATGATGGCACCTTTGTCGTCGGTGTTAACCACCATGACTATGATCATCACAAGCATCATGTCATCAGCAACGCAAGCTGCACAACGAACTGTCTTGCGCCAATTGCGAAAGTCCTCCACGAGAACTTTGGCATCATCAAAGGTACTATGACCACCACCCACAGCTACACAGGTGATCAGCGTCTGCTGGATGCCAGCCACCGCGACCTGCGCCGGGCACGGGCAGCGGCGATGAACATTGTGCCCACCTCAACGGGAGCCGCCAAAGCGGTTGCCCTGGTATTGCCTGAACTGGCTGGTAAGCTGAATGGGATTGCACTGCGGGTGCCCACTCCGAACGTTTCTATCGTGGACCTGGTGGTGCAGGTTGAAAAAAGCACGATCGCTGAGCAGGTGAATGATGTCTTAAGAAGTGCTGCCGAAGGTCCTATGAAAGGAATTCTGAAGTACTGTGATCTTCCCCTGGTCTCTACCGATCATGCAGGAACTGATGAATCCTCGATTGTCGATGCTGCCCTGACGATGGTTATGGGCGGTGACATGGTGAAGGTGGTTGCCTGGTATGACAATGAGTGGGGCTATAGCCAGCGGGTTGTAGACCTGGCTGAAACGGTTGCTCAAAAGTGGGTGGCTTAG
- the nadD gene encoding nicotinate (nicotinamide) nucleotide adenylyltransferase — MENIGIFGGTFNPIHWGHLLVAETAFNQFGLDQVIWVPAYQPPHKRQPLPTFSQRLEMVQLAIADHPGFRVSSLEAEAPHMSYAITTLASLQALYPNTHWHWIVGMDAFQTLPKWRNSSTLAAQCIWLVAPRRTGGQQEGAQAAIDQQVLAPLGSLRWYPLSMPLIEISSSLIRQYCLESRSIRYLVPDPVRTYIEKLKLYTK; from the coding sequence ATGGAGAACATTGGGATCTTCGGTGGTACGTTCAACCCGATCCATTGGGGGCATCTGCTCGTTGCCGAAACAGCATTTAACCAGTTTGGTCTGGATCAGGTCATCTGGGTGCCAGCCTACCAGCCTCCCCATAAACGCCAGCCTCTACCCACCTTTAGCCAGCGCCTGGAAATGGTCCAGTTAGCGATCGCAGATCACCCTGGTTTCAGGGTATCCAGCCTGGAAGCTGAGGCACCCCATATGTCCTATGCGATTACCACCCTGGCCAGCTTACAAGCCCTTTACCCCAACACTCACTGGCACTGGATTGTTGGCATGGATGCTTTTCAAACCCTGCCTAAATGGCGCAACAGTTCAACCCTGGCAGCACAGTGCATCTGGCTTGTAGCACCCCGACGAACCGGTGGTCAGCAGGAAGGAGCACAGGCAGCGATCGACCAGCAAGTCCTTGCCCCCCTGGGTTCCCTCCGCTGGTATCCGTTGTCAATGCCCTTGATTGAAATCTCATCCAGTTTGATTCGTCAGTACTGCCTGGAAAGTCGTTCTATCCGATATCTGGTCCCCGATCCAGTGAGAACTTACATCGAAAAGCTAAAACTATACACAAAATAA
- the murC gene encoding UDP-N-acetylmuramate--L-alanine ligase has product MLNSVDFTGRPFHFIGIGGIGMSALAYVLAKRKLPVSGSDLRLSHITQRLQEEGIHIFWSQDPNNLEFFKSNAGSGESARTPEKTSSAFLELASTPAQGVMSGNSSAPAKPATNGLPQVICSTAIHAANAEYVAARELGCPIFHRSDVLAGLMGDYRSVAVAGTHGKTTTSSLIGYLLLEAGLDPTIVVGGEVNAWGGNARSGGGDFLVAEADESDGSLVKLAAEIGVVTNIELDHPDHYHDLNQVVDIFKAFASRCQTLVGCIDCATVRDALKPAITYSLDINSGADYTVDCITYRPDGTTARVWERGVILGRLDVRLLGQHNLSNALAAVAVGRLLKLDFSAIARAIATFEGARRRFEQRGEYNGILFVDDYAHHPSEIRATLKAARLQAKAWRNPRRRRVVAIFQPHRYSRTEAFLSEFATSFEEADVVVLTDIYSAGELSQGRVTGQQVADLVASHHSKVFYEASLKAVSHLLTEILMPGDIALFLGAGNLNQLIPELMALYQSLEQGASQGLCNQA; this is encoded by the coding sequence ATGCTGAACTCTGTCGATTTCACCGGCAGACCATTTCACTTTATTGGTATTGGTGGAATTGGAATGTCAGCCCTTGCTTACGTTTTAGCAAAACGTAAGTTGCCTGTATCTGGATCAGATCTGCGATTGAGTCATATTACTCAACGCCTGCAGGAAGAGGGCATCCATATATTTTGGAGTCAGGATCCAAACAATTTAGAGTTTTTCAAGTCCAATGCTGGTTCTGGCGAGTCAGCACGAACTCCCGAAAAAACCAGTTCCGCTTTTCTTGAGTTGGCAAGCACCCCAGCCCAGGGCGTTATGTCTGGCAATAGTTCAGCGCCAGCGAAGCCCGCAACCAATGGTTTGCCGCAAGTGATTTGCTCCACGGCAATTCATGCCGCGAACGCTGAATATGTAGCCGCCCGTGAACTGGGTTGTCCTATCTTCCATCGCTCGGATGTGCTGGCAGGACTCATGGGTGATTATCGGAGCGTGGCAGTCGCCGGGACCCATGGAAAAACAACAACCAGCAGCCTGATTGGCTACTTGCTGCTGGAAGCAGGGCTGGATCCTACGATTGTGGTGGGTGGCGAAGTCAATGCCTGGGGTGGCAATGCCCGTTCTGGTGGAGGCGACTTCCTGGTGGCTGAGGCAGACGAATCAGACGGTTCTCTGGTTAAACTGGCAGCCGAAATTGGGGTCGTGACCAATATTGAACTGGATCACCCTGACCACTACCATGACCTGAATCAAGTCGTAGATATCTTTAAAGCCTTTGCCAGTCGCTGTCAAACGCTGGTTGGTTGTATCGACTGCGCTACGGTACGAGACGCTCTCAAGCCTGCTATCACCTATAGCCTGGATATCAATTCTGGAGCCGATTATACAGTTGACTGCATTACCTATCGTCCCGATGGCACGACTGCCAGAGTATGGGAACGGGGGGTCATTCTGGGGCGGCTGGATGTTCGCCTGTTGGGGCAACACAATTTGAGTAACGCGCTGGCAGCCGTTGCTGTTGGGCGCCTGTTGAAGCTGGACTTTTCAGCGATCGCCCGGGCGATTGCAACGTTTGAAGGTGCCCGCCGTCGGTTTGAACAGCGGGGTGAGTATAACGGAATTCTGTTCGTAGATGACTATGCCCACCACCCCAGCGAAATCCGGGCGACCCTGAAGGCGGCTCGTCTCCAGGCAAAAGCATGGCGCAATCCACGACGGCGGCGAGTGGTGGCAATCTTTCAGCCCCATCGCTATAGCCGTACAGAAGCTTTTCTATCGGAGTTTGCAACTTCATTTGAAGAGGCAGACGTGGTTGTGCTGACTGACATCTACAGTGCCGGTGAATTGAGCCAGGGTCGGGTTACGGGTCAGCAGGTTGCTGATCTGGTAGCCAGCCACCATTCCAAAGTCTTTTATGAAGCGTCTTTGAAAGCAGTCAGTCATCTATTGACCGAAATTTTGATGCCGGGAGATATTGCGCTCTTTTTGGGGGCGGGAAATCTAAATCAACTCATTCCTGAGTTAATGGCGCTTTACCAGA